A region of Deltaproteobacteria bacterium DNA encodes the following proteins:
- a CDS encoding HgcAB-associated protein has product MKRKDDRSCCTAENDSSCKVESIISVDERGQMVLPKDLRAKMEIEAGDKLVLTSWEKEGKVCCITLIKAEELVDMMKDKLGPVIMDVL; this is encoded by the coding sequence ATGAAAAGGAAAGATGACAGGTCCTGCTGTACAGCTGAAAATGACAGTTCATGTAAGGTAGAATCCATTATAAGCGTCGATGAACGGGGCCAGATGGTTCTGCCCAAGGATTTGAGGGCAAAGATGGAAATAGAGGCAGGCGATAAACTGGTTCTCACGAGTTGGGAAAAAGAGGGTAAAGTCTGCTGCATTACGCTTATCAAAGCGGAAGAACTTGTGGATATGATGAAGGACAAGCTGGGGCCCGTTATTATGGATGTGCTTTAG
- a CDS encoding response regulator, with amino-acid sequence MKFLLRKENINKGFDMGQKSKVLIVEDEIIISMLYKSKLDKMGYHVFKPVETGEMSIEAVKENSPDLILMDICLGPGIDGVDAAKEILSINKGIKIIFVSGYGDDSTLKRIKELGNYQLVAKPVSLNRLMEIIEDEMSH; translated from the coding sequence ATGAAGTTTCTTTTAAGGAAAGAAAATATAAACAAAGGATTTGATATGGGCCAGAAGAGTAAAGTGCTGATTGTTGAGGATGAAATAATTATTTCCATGCTCTATAAAAGTAAGCTCGATAAAATGGGCTACCATGTTTTTAAACCTGTGGAAACGGGTGAAATGTCCATAGAGGCCGTAAAAGAAAATAGCCCCGATCTTATCCTCATGGATATCTGCCTTGGTCCCGGAATAGATGGTGTTGATGCGGCAAAGGAGATCCTGTCCATTAATAAAGGGATAAAAATAATTTTTGTTTCAGGTTATGGCGATGATTCAACGTTAAAACGTATTAAGGAATTAGGAAATTATCAATTGGTTGCAAAACCGGTTTCATTAAATAGATTGATGGAAATCATCGAAGATGAGATGTCACATTAA
- a CDS encoding response regulator: MENQYEILVVDDSPESLQLLTGILMDQGYKVRPAREPNLALESAFANSPDLILLDVKMPGMDGFEVCRRLKQDERTAVVPVIFISALQEMRDRVQGFKVGGVDFITKPIQREEVLVRVNVHLTIHYLQMQLKKSNTELEQTVAERTKALRSTNKALKASLSEKEVLLREIYHRTKNNMQVICAMLSFKSQFVDDDKFSAILEDTENRIMSMALVHEKLYQSKSLSLIDLGDFIKDLILHLREVYSSAEGRVSINLDLAEVLLNIDSAVPCGLVINELLTNAFKHAFPEERTGSIRIAVNRKEDETIKIEISDNGIGMPEGFDFNKVKSYGLQIVSSIVKKQLNGDIVTDGSLGTSYEVSFKERKYKQRI, translated from the coding sequence ATGGAAAATCAATATGAAATTCTGGTTGTTGATGACAGTCCTGAAAGCCTTCAGCTTTTGACGGGCATACTGATGGACCAGGGTTATAAGGTGCGACCGGCGAGGGAACCGAACCTGGCGCTTGAGTCGGCATTCGCTAATTCTCCTGATCTGATCCTGCTTGATGTAAAAATGCCCGGCATGGACGGTTTTGAAGTGTGCCGAAGACTGAAACAGGACGAACGCACAGCAGTGGTGCCGGTCATCTTCATAAGCGCATTGCAGGAGATGCGTGACAGGGTGCAGGGCTTTAAGGTGGGAGGGGTGGATTTCATAACCAAACCGATCCAGCGCGAAGAGGTTTTGGTCCGTGTGAATGTGCATCTTACCATTCATTATCTTCAAATGCAGTTAAAAAAGTCCAATACCGAACTGGAGCAGACGGTTGCAGAGCGAACAAAAGCCTTGAGATCGACAAATAAGGCCCTTAAAGCGTCACTAAGTGAAAAGGAGGTGCTCTTAAGAGAAATTTATCACAGAACAAAGAATAATATGCAGGTTATATGCGCCATGCTGTCATTCAAATCGCAGTTTGTTGATGATGATAAATTTTCTGCTATACTTGAAGATACAGAAAACCGGATCATGTCGATGGCCCTTGTGCATGAGAAACTTTATCAGTCAAAAAGCCTTTCTCTGATTGACCTTGGAGATTTTATCAAGGATCTCATATTGCACCTGAGAGAGGTCTACTCATCTGCTGAAGGGCGGGTTTCCATTAACCTTGACCTTGCAGAGGTTCTTCTCAATATTGATTCGGCTGTCCCCTGCGGGCTCGTTATTAATGAATTGCTGACAAATGCCTTTAAACACGCCTTTCCCGAGGAGAGGACAGGATCTATCCGTATCGCTGTTAACAGGAAGGAAGATGAGACGATAAAGATCGAAATTTCTGATAACGGCATTGGTATGCCTGAAGGGTTTGACTTTAATAAGGTCAAATCTTACGGTCTTCAAATTGTTTCTTCCATAGTGAAAAAGCAACTGAACGGCGACATTGTCACTGACGGTTCGTTGGGCACGTCTTATGAAGTTTCTTTTAAGGAAAGAAAATATAAACAAAGGATTTGA
- a CDS encoding transporter substrate-binding domain-containing protein: MEYKNIINCSGRYLPPMIKDRMARMSLIGSPARHLSSLLFLLLIILPAFAGSAQIPKEKTAVPALQSTGIDLTTEERAWLQSNPVIRLSYDPSFAPYEWIDERGRYVGIAADYLDLIGHRLGTAIEVLPQIASWSEALERAKAGEAHGLTLLTPSPERSEYLYFTEPYVNYPWVIVTQEDYPFIGGLADLTGKRVAVPKGYVTQEILARDYPSLKLAPYETVFDSLQAVMTGQVEASVNSMATSAFYIRKHGLTNLKIAAPTGIETEGMGFGVVKSQPLLVGILQKALDTISEEERLAIAQKWVALEYKNGFDYSLLWQVLAGAVLLLLAFGYWNWRLRREVAARKRTEIALQQSERRLQLVVDTVPVVLVLKDRKGRYLLVNTNFEQATGVKREQALGKVDAEIFPSSVAESIRDFDEKIMATGRESLQQEEIPYPDGKIHTYFSRKVPLFDEEGKVTGLVLAALDISEQKAVEQELLLAKEAAETANRAKSLFLANISHELRTPLNAILGFSEMLGRDRQTNACQREKVGIINRSGEHLLNMINDVLDLSKIEAGHVELERVAFDLPLMLKDMGHMFDLRAENAGLYFNLELDAALVKHVKTDVVKLRQVLINLLGNAVTFTLKGGVALRARTLSTAEDPLTVTLQIEVEDSGIGIAPEQRERIFDPFVQVGPARKDLKGSGLGLAISKSFIELLGGEIIVTSTPGQGSLFHVELPVTLAKDSEFAGIYANKPAVLGIEKGQPQWRILVVEDNRDSRILLSSLLLEAGFLIKEAENGEEAIGLFEQWQPHFICMDMRMPVMDGYKATAKIRSLPGGDRVKIVAITASALKEQRKRIIEAGCDDVVLKPYKSHEIFDTMAHQLGVRYTYEEERTRALSKTANMLTAGMMVDLSSERRQALRASAHRLDISATGELIEGIRSEHPEIASGLQLLLGEFRFERILELLKGRQ; encoded by the coding sequence CTTTAATCGGGAGCCCGGCAAGGCATCTTTCTTCCTTGTTATTTCTTCTCCTCATTATACTCCCTGCCTTTGCCGGTTCAGCGCAAATTCCCAAAGAAAAGACTGCCGTGCCGGCGCTCCAATCGACAGGGATCGATTTGACGACGGAAGAGCGGGCCTGGCTGCAGAGCAACCCCGTCATCCGTCTTTCCTATGATCCCTCCTTTGCGCCTTACGAATGGATCGATGAGCGGGGCCGCTACGTGGGTATTGCTGCGGATTACCTTGACCTCATCGGCCATCGTCTCGGTACAGCAATTGAAGTACTGCCCCAAATCGCTTCCTGGAGTGAAGCGCTGGAACGTGCAAAAGCGGGTGAAGCCCATGGTCTTACCCTGCTCACCCCTTCACCGGAACGAAGCGAATACCTGTACTTTACCGAACCCTATGTTAATTACCCCTGGGTAATTGTTACACAAGAGGACTATCCTTTTATCGGCGGACTTGCGGACCTCACCGGCAAGCGTGTTGCCGTACCCAAAGGATATGTGACGCAGGAAATCCTGGCGCGTGATTATCCCTCGCTTAAACTGGCGCCCTATGAAACGGTCTTTGATTCCCTGCAAGCGGTCATGACGGGGCAAGTGGAGGCATCGGTAAACAGCATGGCCACTTCTGCCTTCTATATTCGCAAGCACGGTCTTACCAACCTGAAAATTGCCGCTCCCACCGGTATTGAGACAGAGGGCATGGGCTTTGGCGTAGTCAAGAGCCAGCCTTTGCTCGTCGGTATTCTTCAAAAAGCGCTGGACACCATATCTGAGGAGGAGCGGCTGGCCATCGCCCAAAAATGGGTGGCCCTGGAATATAAAAATGGATTCGACTATTCCCTGTTGTGGCAGGTGCTTGCCGGGGCTGTTTTGCTGCTGCTGGCCTTTGGCTACTGGAACTGGCGTCTTCGCCGGGAGGTGGCGGCCCGCAAAAGGACGGAAATAGCGCTTCAGCAAAGCGAGAGGCGTTTGCAACTGGTGGTAGATACCGTTCCCGTTGTGTTGGTGCTAAAAGACCGTAAGGGACGCTATCTTCTCGTCAATACCAACTTTGAGCAAGCGACGGGTGTTAAACGGGAGCAAGCCCTGGGAAAAGTGGACGCCGAAATTTTTCCTTCTTCTGTCGCTGAGTCTATCAGGGATTTCGATGAAAAAATCATGGCCACAGGAAGGGAAAGTCTGCAACAGGAAGAGATTCCCTATCCTGATGGAAAGATACATACTTACTTTAGCCGAAAGGTTCCTCTATTTGACGAAGAGGGTAAAGTAACGGGGCTTGTTCTTGCAGCGCTGGATATTTCCGAACAGAAAGCAGTGGAGCAAGAGCTTCTTTTAGCCAAGGAAGCCGCTGAAACTGCCAACCGGGCCAAAAGCCTCTTTCTTGCCAACATATCTCATGAGTTACGCACTCCGCTCAATGCCATTCTCGGTTTTTCAGAAATGCTGGGCCGTGACCGCCAAACGAATGCCTGTCAAAGAGAGAAAGTCGGTATTATCAATCGCAGCGGTGAGCACCTGTTAAACATGATCAATGATGTGCTGGACCTCTCAAAAATAGAGGCGGGCCATGTGGAGTTGGAAAGAGTGGCTTTCGATCTGCCGCTCATGCTTAAGGATATGGGACACATGTTTGATCTGCGCGCCGAGAATGCAGGATTGTACTTTAATCTGGAACTCGACGCGGCGCTGGTCAAACACGTAAAAACGGACGTCGTCAAACTCCGTCAGGTACTTATCAACCTGCTTGGCAATGCGGTAACATTTACATTGAAAGGTGGGGTTGCCTTGCGCGCCCGTACACTGTCTACAGCAGAGGATCCTTTAACTGTTACACTGCAGATCGAGGTGGAAGACAGCGGGATAGGCATAGCGCCGGAGCAACGGGAACGAATTTTCGACCCCTTTGTTCAGGTTGGGCCCGCCCGAAAGGATCTCAAGGGCAGTGGGCTGGGATTGGCCATTAGCAAATCTTTCATTGAACTGTTGGGTGGAGAGATCATTGTCACCAGTACACCCGGTCAGGGTTCGCTGTTTCATGTCGAGTTGCCTGTTACCCTGGCTAAGGACTCGGAGTTTGCCGGCATATATGCGAACAAGCCGGCTGTGCTGGGAATTGAAAAAGGCCAGCCTCAGTGGCGCATCCTGGTTGTTGAAGACAACAGGGACAGCCGGATATTGTTAAGCAGCCTGCTGCTTGAGGCGGGATTCCTTATAAAGGAGGCAGAAAACGGTGAGGAGGCTATCGGTCTATTTGAACAATGGCAGCCCCACTTCATTTGCATGGACATGCGCATGCCCGTGATGGATGGCTATAAGGCCACAGCAAAAATCCGCTCCCTTCCCGGCGGTGACAGGGTGAAGATCGTTGCCATTACTGCCAGCGCCTTGAAGGAGCAGCGCAAGAGAATTATAGAAGCAGGCTGCGATGATGTGGTGCTCAAGCCGTACAAATCCCATGAAATCTTTGATACTATGGCACATCAGTTGGGTGTGCGCTATACTTATGAAGAAGAAAGAACAAGGGCATTGTCCAAAACTGCAAATATGCTTACTGCCGGGATGATGGTGGACCTGTCGTCTGAACGGAGACAGGCTTTGAGGGCCTCTGCTCACAGACTGGATATTTCGGCCACCGGTGAATTAATCGAAGGAATTCGCAGTGAGCACCCTGAGATCGCCAGTGGGCTGCAACTGCTGCTCGGGGAATTTCGCTTCGAACGAATACTGGAACTGCTCAAAGGGAGACAGTAA